The region TGAAAGTGGCATCATCAGGCAAGGGGAAATCAAGAATAAGGTTAATCAAATCCTCGGAAATAAGAACTATAAAGCAATTGTTATGGATTTGAAAGAGAAGATTATTAATAGTGTCCAGAATGGTTGTTCTTACAAGAATCTGGGCAATGTTATTCAATGGATTAGAGATACATAAGCCATTAAAGCTTCATTGCTGGTTAGATACTTTGGAAGCATAATAAAAGGTTGGAGGTAAAGTTGGCAGAATAAGCAGGTCACCGCACTGAATTTCAGTCGCACTTTATGTATTCCATTAAGTTTGAGTTGTATTTTGTAGTCTTTAAGATTGTAATTTGTGTTTCCTTGAATTTGTAATGCCGGCATACAGGGCTCTCTAGTAGTAGATGCAAGTTTAACAATAAAGTTTTCAAGAGGATGCAAAATATATTGAAGTATGAAGCTAGAGGAGGCAAATTGGCAGCAAACAAATTAGTATAATACTAAATTGCACATGAAGGTATTCTAGGGGATGTAAATTGCATTTTACTCTAGTTTAAAAGATGATCAAATGAAGCACTTGGATTTCTGGTAGCTTAAGAATAAGAACATATTTTTCAACTTGAACAGATAATTTGCGTAGATCAGTCCCTGATGAGGGAAGATATGAATTTGCAGCATTGTACCATGTGCTGAACTCATGTAAGCTCAATAAAAATTCTGAATTTAACATTAGCCTTTAGCTTCAAGTTTATACAAGTATAGATTATCTTACTATACTTATCCTAGTACCCTTGTTACATTTAGCATCAGACAGTGACATATATCGGATCACAGATTTCGTATTACTGAATTTATAAACACAAGTACGAATTGATCTACTGATGCTACTTCTCAGAATTAAAGATATACATTATAATCTGATTTACTATACTGGCATAGTTACAGATAACTGGGTATTCAAGGATAGCCTAGTGATAAACACCGGTCTCCCACCCTCTTTCGCTCGCTCATGAGACAGTATGTTAAATATGTGTCTGAATCTTCACCCCCTCCCATTATACTTAAAACCTATGTAGAATAAAACCTGGATAAATTAATACTCAGATTAGCTAATTACCTCTATTTTGTAATATGTTTTGTATGTTCCGAATCTCGGAAACTTTTGGCTTCACTATTTGAATGGGAAACTAAAGTAAAACAAGAGAGGAGCAGAGGAAAAAAATGGACCCAATTTTTTTAGGCTACATTGTTTTAGTCTTTTAGAATACTCCAATTAATAATACCCAGGTTTAAGCCAAACATATAGGCCAATTATTATGACAAGTCTTTGTTGTTTTCCTGCATTGCATAAACCTTCAACTTTGAAACCACCTCTGGATAAGAATACTGGAACAGTAAATATATTATACATGTAGGGAAATATATTAAATTCTCCAACAGATTACAACAGGTTGAACATTCATCTACAGCAATTTTTGAGAACTAAAATAGATCCAAAAAGAATAAAAACATAAGCTAAAGGATTTGTTGTAACATTGGAAGTCTAGATTGTTATGTTTCTGAAGGCTCTCAAAGCTATACTTGAAACGATATCTACTTTCAATAATTTATGAGGTTAAGTTATGTCATGAGAAGATAACTTTGTCAACTACTCTTTTGACTACAAAAATTAAATAAAAGATGAACAATTTAAGGGCAAGACTAGTCTGAAGAATTTTAAATGTCCTCATAACAACAGCTAAATCTGTACTCTCTTGtgattataaattaaaatttgaaaggGTTTAAAAGAAACATACAAGCTTCATTAAGAGTCTTTGGCCTTGACTTGGGTTCTGATCTATAAAAGGCTTAAGCCTCAGCCTCTTACAAATCTACCCTATAAGAAGCATATGGCGGTACTGAGCTTAAGTGACTAGCTTTTAAGCTTGTTCACTTCATTTTAGATTATGTTTAAGGGTTGCGTTTAATCTGCCAGAAAATTACTTGAGAATATAAACACTAGCAACTGTAATCCTAATTAACACCTCTTCATATAATCTACTAAACTAGAAGAACAAGAACATGGACGACAAGGAGTATGGTAGGGTTGATGATGTAATGTTACCTGGATTCCGCTTTCATCCTACAGACGAGGAGCTCGTTACTTTTTATCTTAAGAATAAGATTGAGCAGAGGCCACTTCCTATTGAATTGATTAAGCAAGTTGATATTTACAAGTACAATCCCTGGGATCTTCCAAGTAAGATACTCTTAAACCCCAACTTCTTCACTTGCTCAATTCTTTTTTCTTTTACAGCATCCAGATATTTCTTGTTTCCTTCAACTTCTCTTGGGTCAATTAAGTTTTCGTAACATATTATATACTTTAAAGAACAAGTAGTTATAGTTGTCTTCGAGCTTCTTTTTGTCACCTTGATACATTTTTCACGAAACTGCGTAAATTTACAAATAAATTCCAGGTCTAACATCTGCTGGGGAAAAGGAATGGTACTTTTACTGTCCCCGAGACCGCAAGTACAGGAACAGCGCACGTCCAAACCGTGTCACTGGGGCTGGCTTTTGGAAAGCAACCGGCACCGACAAACCAATATATTCTTCAGACAGTAACAGATGTATTGGGCTGAAAAAGTCCCTGGTTTTTTACAGGGGCAGAGCTGGGAAAGCAATGAAAACCGACTGGATGATGCATGAATTCAGATTACCTTCTATCACTGATGCAGGACCACCAAAACAATTCCTACATAAGAGCTTTTCTTCAAACGTAAGTTGATGAAAATTACGTCTTAAGATGTTCTTTATGGAATTTAATTCTCTATAAGTAAATTGATTTTCTTCACACAGGATTCATGGGCCGTTTGTAGAATTTTCAAAAAGGTCTGTCCCATGGCACAGAGAGCTCTATATTCATGGGCATCTCCATTATTTGAAACCTCTGATATATTTAATGAAAGTTCACTCTCCAGTCCTAGCTCTGTAGAggacatgtcttgcacaacagaaACTGGCTTATGCACTGACATGCGACAGAACTA is a window of Apium graveolens cultivar Ventura chromosome 11, ASM990537v1, whole genome shotgun sequence DNA encoding:
- the LOC141695642 gene encoding putative NAC domain-containing protein 94; translation: MDDKEYGRVDDVMLPGFRFHPTDEELVTFYLKNKIEQRPLPIELIKQVDIYKYNPWDLPSLTSAGEKEWYFYCPRDRKYRNSARPNRVTGAGFWKATGTDKPIYSSDSNRCIGLKKSLVFYRGRAGKAMKTDWMMHEFRLPSITDAGPPKQFLHKSFSSNDSWAVCRIFKKVCPMAQRALYSWASPLFETSDIFNESSLSSPSSVEDMSCTTETGLCTDMRQNYPPSVSALSKAVIRVRPLNIPSHRPLISSKQFTSDSLDKKLNHNYMLFPTEHMHESRVNPTIVVSSTNSNLSCAITGDSSKDTYRIDFGAPQQQFNYFSTSSADDIQGSMGTWETDAGLRKNCDEGHGSTPWGNIRSIEFPFSLS